AGCAAAAATTAATGTTCCCAAAATATTAAAAAACTCAGCATGTCCCGTTTTAGGAATCACCAGCAAGGCAAATCCGCCTAAAAGAACGATAAAAATGAGATCGCACATTTTTTCGATTAAGATGCTTGTCATTAAAGCCCCAACAGGCACACCAAGCTTCTTCGAAAAAATCGTTCCCCGCAAAACATCTCCCAAACGGAATGGTAGAATGCTATTGGCGGCAATTCCTAAGATAAAAATCCGCCATGTCGCAAAAGTTGGCACATTTGAATTTAAAGGCTTTAAAATTTGACGCCAGCGTTCACCACGTAAGAAAAAAGAAAGCGCAATCGAAAGAACAGCAAAGCCAAACCATTCAACTTTCACCTGCTTCATTTCCTCCCAAACTTCGTGCCAATTCAAACCGTGCAGAAAAAGGGCAAGGAACACACCGCTTACAGCAAAAGCGAACAAAACTTTTAAAATTTTCTTTTTCATAGGAACTTTCTAAATGTTAATCTTTTTGAAGATTTTGGGAGGTCTTGCTTTCTTTTTCTGCCTTAGAAAAAGCCTCTTCTTCCTTAGAGGCAGAGCGTACATTATCCCAGTCATACTGGAGGTCAATGATCTTTCGTTCAGCATTGCCACCCTGCGCCGCATCAATATCCGTGCGAACACCCCAATATTCTCCTAAAGATAAAAACTCCAGAACTTCTTGCGGTGACGCCTCTGATTCAGAAGTTTCATTCTGTTGAGCTTTTAAAGATTTTGAGGATGATAGCGCAAAAGTAGGCAAATCATAAAAAAACACCAAGAGCGCTAAAAACATAAAAAGATTTTTAAATTTCTTTTTCACGATTTAGGCGGCACCCATTGTAAGGCGACACCGGGGTAAAACCATCCACGTAGTCCCTCGAAAAAGCCATTTGGAGAAAAATTATGAATCCATGAGCTGGAAATCTCCGGCATTTCATTAGGGTTCACACGAATAGGCCCTCTTCCAATAGCTCCTGCACCGAACAGGGTAAACACAAAAACCACTAAGGCAAAACACCAGCCCCAATTTCTTCCAGCGGAAGGTGCTTTCCAGTTTCCAATCCGAACAAAAAACGTCGTTAAAAAAAGGATAAAACAAGTCAGCACAAAGAAACCGACATGTTCCCAAGAAAGAAACTTTTGGAATGTCGCGGCGATAGAAAGGCTTAACCAGATCACTGTGGAAAAAGCAATCAAGCAACCTGAGAGAATAAGTCTTTGAACAGCTTGCTCTAAAGCGTTGGACACTCTAAGTAAAGCGGCCTTGTTTTCTGTGAGCTTTTCTTCAATTCCTGCGATACCCTTTGAAAGAAAATTACCGCTATCCGAAAGAAGTGCATTACTTGCCGCTTGTGACGGCTCTCCACTCCCCTGAATAAAAGTAAAATATTCCCAAACACGCCCCAGGCTTGCAACGGCGAGAATAATGGTAATAACAGGCACAGTCAGCAAAAAGGCCAGAAATGTCGCTTTTCCCTGAGAGAGATGCGGCACTGTAAAAATAATTGCGGCGAACAAAGCGGAAATTGAAAATAATCCAATACACCATGAAAGGAGTGCCAAAGCATTCCGGCGCAATTCCCTTAATGTTCCCATTTGTAAGGTAATCTGCGCTAATCCCTTTGCATATTCAAAAGATAAATTGGTCTCTACTTTTCCAAAATTATTTTCCAGAACCTGCTTTTCTTCAGCCTCCAATGGCAAAAGAGATAATTTCATCGGATCTGCCAATAAGGGGAAAAACCGAAACTCCTCTTGAGAAAGTACTTCTTTAAAAAATTCTTTCCTCTCTGCTTCCGGATGCTGAAAGCCCTCCCAAAACACAGATAAAAGCGCCTGTATACCAGCATCAGAAAGAAGATGATCTGTTTTCAGAGATTCCTTTTCTGCCACAGTTTCCATCTCAAAAGTTTCTTGCACATCTTTGGCAAATTCTGCCTGCACCTCATCAACAAGAGCCTCACCAAATTTTTCTGTGGCGGCCTCTTGAGACAGCGTATTCTCTTCCAAAGGAGATTCTGCTTCTGTTAGGACATTTTCATCGGCAGCCACGGGCACGTTTTCTTGAGCAACGACAGTCTCCTCAACAGCAGTTTCTGCAACAAAAATTTCTTGCGCATCTTCGGCAAATTCTGCCTGCACCTCATCAACAAGAGCCTCACCAAATTTTTCTGTGGCAGCCTCTTGAGATAGCGTATTTTCTTCCAAAGGAAATTCTGTTTCTGGCAGGCTATTTTCCTCGGCAGCTACAGGCACGTTTTCTTGGGCAGCGATAGTCTCCTCGACAGCCGTTTCTGCAGCAAAAGTTTCTTGCGCATCTTTGGCAAATTCTGCCTGCACCTCATCAACAAGAGCCTCACCAAATTTTTCTGTGGCAGCCTCTTGAGATAGCGTATTTTCTTCCAAAGGAAATTCTGTTTCTGGCAGGCTATTTTCCTCGGCAGCTACAGGCACGTTTTCTTGGGCAGCGATAGTCTCCTCGACAGCCGTTTCTGCAGCAAAAGTTTCTTGCGCATCTTTGGCAAATTCTGCCTGCACCTCATCAACAAGAGCCTCACCAAATTTTTCTGTGGCGGCCTCTTGAGAAAGAGTATTTTCTTCCAAAGGAGATTCTGCTTTTAAGGTGGAAGAATTCGTCATTCCGTCCCTCTCTTCTCTTCCTGCCGACGGCGTCTAAGTTCATAAAAAATACGATGGCAAGCCCGTGTATCCGCCATGGCATCATGCGCACCATCAATTTCTTCCTTAAAAAAGAAACGATACGCCTCTGCCAAAGACGGTGCCTTTGGTTCATTCATACCAGCGTTTAGCATCTTTTGGGTAGGGGGAAGATTTAAAGTTCTTTTGGAAAGATTCATCGTACAATATTTATGCTCAGGCAAAGTCCATGCACTTTTCTTTACCCTGTGAAATAAGGTTTCAATGACCGAAACATCAAATCCGACATTATGTCCGACAACCGCAAAAGCGTTTGAAGCTAAATTATAGAAGATTTCAGCCGCAACCTCTTCCCGAACACCATACCGCCTCGTCTGCTCTTCTGTAATGCCGTGGACTTGCGTTGCCTGATACGGAATACGCCATCCATCTGCACGAACCAAAAGATTTAAAGAAGACTGTATTTCTCCCTCTTTATTGCACAATAAAGCAGCGATTTGGACACAATGTGGCTGTGCTGGATCCCCGATTGGGAGATCTTTGCGAACAAGACCGGTCGTTTCTGTATCAAAAAATAAGACAGCATCTCTTTCAGACATTTAATTTACGGCACCTTATTTTTAAATATTTTTAAATTATCGGAAGTTTCAGAAAGCAATTTGCAGAAAACACCTTAAAAAATAAAGGGATATTTTGGACTAAAGACAAAAACTCCTTTAAAAAGAATTCTTATTTTCAAAATATCATTTTCAAAGGATGAAATGCGCTTATGGGTACCGGAATGATTATTGGAACAACAGCCATTGCAATGTTCCTTGGCGTTGGCTTTAGCTGGCTTATCTTGAAACTACTTCCAAAAAAGAAAAACAATCCTTAACTTTGTTAAAAAAAGTTTAGGACTTTGCCTCTTTCCTCTAAACGCCTCTCCTCCTCTTGAATCCTTTTTACAGCTTTTAGAACTGCCTTTTTTATCCTGACGATCTGATGAGGGGAATTCGTTTCAAGCACCCTGCTCTCCTGAAGAAAGCTCTGAACATATAAATAATAGGATGGCCGATAAAGACTATAAATTCCGCCGCCGCCCACAAGAAGCAAAGGGGCCGTTAAGCCGACAATCATTAAAAATCCGACAGGCCCTTTTCCCAAAAAATTTACTGACATCGCAATTGCCGGTATAAAAAGCCCCAAACAAATCAGCACACGCATCCATACAAAGCGATTTTCTGCCTTTTGAATATAGACTTTCCGAATATCCCTTATCGGATAAAACCGGTCGATCGTCTGAATGCCTTCATGGGTAACTTTTACCCCTTCATCCTGATAAAAAATATCGTTCTGATCCGAAGCATTCAAAAAAAATTTTTGAGGTAATTCAAGCATTTAGAGATGCTGTATCACAGCCTGAGAAAAATCGGATGTTGTCGCTGTCCCGCCCAAATCTGGTGTTCTAATGTTATTTTGCAAAGTCTTATCAATCGCTTTACGTAAAATATTCGCCTTTTCTACCTCTCCAATATGCTCCAACATCAAAGCACCGGCTAACATTAAGGCAACAGGATTAGCACAGGCTTTACCAACCAGATCCGGAGCAGAGCCATGAACAGCCTCAAAAACTGCCATGTTTTCACCTATATTGGCACCAGGTGCAAGTCCAAGTCCCCCTATAAGACCAGAAATTTGATCCGATAAAATATCGCCAAATAAATTGGTTGTTACAATAACATCAAACTGAGACGGATCTAAACAAAGCTGCATGGCGCAAGCATCTACGATACGTTCCTCGCAAGCCACTCTACCAGCATATTCTTTGGCGACTTCACGACCAATTTCGAGGAACATGCCGCACATTAATTTGATAATATTGGCTTTATGAACAAGTGTTACTTTCTTTCGACCATGGCGCAACGCATATTCAAAAGCATATCTAATGATACGATAGCATTCTTTTTTCGTAACATAGCCAGCCGACAGTGCCATCCCCTGCGGATCACTCCCTTGAGGTAAATAATATTCACGCGCAGCGTAATAGCCTTCTATATTTTCACGAATAAGAACAATGTCGAGATTGTCATAACGAGACAGATCAGGGCGTGAGAGTAATGTTCTTGCTGGTCTCAGGTTAGCAAAAAGATCAAATTCCTGCCGCAAAGTCACGTTAATGGAACGGAATCCTCCGCCACTGGGTGTCGTTAAGGGGCCTTTTAAAGCCAATCCTGTCTTATGAAGGCTTGCAACTGTCTCCGGCGGTAAGGGTGTCCCCGTCTTTTCGAGAGCGGTCATACCCGCAATCTGCTCGTCCCACAGAAAAGGTGCCCTCAGAGCTTCCAAAACGGAAAGTGTCGCCTGCGTAATTTCTGGGCCTATCCCATCCCCTGAGATTAAAGTTGCTGGAATATTTCCTTGCAATGACACCATTACCGTTCCCTCCCTATTTTATAAAATATTGCTTTGCGGCTGGCTGTCTCTTTACTACTATCAAAGAATATGACGCTGCCTAATATCCTAAAAATACCTGAATAATCTGGCGAAGCAAAATATATTCTTAATCTGTTTCGGAAGGAAATCCCTATGTCTGATACATTAAACACCCCTTTTGCTAACGGAACTCGCCAATCAGACTGGCAACTCACCTCAAAGCAACAGAATATAAATATCCCTTTAAAAATCCAAGAAGCGACAATGGGGCCTTTGGGACTCACGACAGATCGCTTATATCCCGATCATAAAATCCTTTCTTATGATGCAGGCTTTGCCAGCACCGCTTCGTGTGAAAGTGCAATCACTTTTATTGATGGCAATAAAAGTATTCTTTTGCATCGTGGCTATCCCATTGACCAGCTTTGCGAACATGCAACATATCCAGAAGTTGCCTATCTCCTCCTGCATGGCGAACTTCCCAACGCTAAAACGCTTGTTTCTTTTGAAAATTCTCTCAAAGAAGAGGCCTATCTCCATGAGCAAATAGGGAATTTCTTTAACGGTTTTCGGCGTAGCTCCCATCCTATGGCGATGCTATGCGGCACAATGGGTGCCTTATCGAGCTTTTATGCCGATCCTTCAGCCGACCAGCGACACATGATAACGCCGGAAGAGCGTAGTCTTTCTGCAATTAAAATGATTGCCAAAATGCCAACCCTTGCGGCATGGATTTATCGCTACCGCCAAGGATTGCCACTTATTTATCCAAAACCAGAATTAAGTTATGCCGAAAATTTTCTGCATCTTCTTTTTTCGATGCCTGAAAAGCCTTGGAAAGTTAATCCAATTCTTGCCAAAGCTTTTGATAAGATCATGATTTTACATATTGATCACGGCCAGAATGTTTCAACCTCGACCGTTCGTATGACAGGCTCTACAGGTGTTAATCCCTTTGCCTGTGTCGCCGCCGGGATTGCGGCACTTTGGGGTCCGGCGCATGGCGGTGCGAATGAAGCTGTTCTTGATATGCTTGAGGAAATCGGCACAATTGAAAATATTCCTGCCTTCCTTGCCAAGGTAAGAGATCGAGAAAATCCAACACGCCTCATGGGGTTTGGGCACCGTATTTATAAAAATGAAGATCCCCGCGCAAAACATATGCAAAAAATATGCCATGAAGTTCTTGAGGAAATTGGGTTCTCGCATGACCCGCATTTAAAATTAGCCTTAGAACTGGAGAAAGCTGCCCGTCAAGATGATTACTTCATCAGCCGAAATCTTTATCCCAATATCGATTTTTATTCAGGCATTATTTTAAGATCTCTGGGCATCCCGTCTTCCTTATTTACAGTTTTCTTTGCTGTTTCCCGAACGGCAGGCTGGATGGCGCAATGGAAAGAAATGCTTGAAACAGGCTCTCCCCTTGCCCGCCCCCGTCAAATTTACACAGGCCACGCCATGCGGAACCTTCCAGAAGATTTTTTTAAAAAAAATGCCTAAAAATGGATGATGTCATGTCAAAAACGAAACCAACCCTGCTCCAAGAAATGCTCTTTGCGCAAACATTTTCATTCCAAGAAAAAGATTATTTTTACAGCTCCCTGCCAAAAGCCTTAGCAAGCATCCCCTCCCAAACAGAGCAACTGCCTTTTTCTCTAAAAATCCTGCTGGAAAATGTCTTGCGCCAAGGCAAAGAAGAAGCTGCGAATATTCTTCTTTCTTGGGGGAAGGACGCTTCATCTGATAACGAAATCCCTTTTTCTCCAGCCCGTATTCTCATGCAAGATTTCACGGGCGTGCCTGCTATCGTTGATTTTGCAGTCTTAAGAGATGGAATGGA
The sequence above is drawn from the Acetobacteraceae bacterium genome and encodes:
- a CDS encoding 3'-5' exonuclease, which translates into the protein MSERDAVLFFDTETTGLVRKDLPIGDPAQPHCVQIAALLCNKEGEIQSSLNLLVRADGWRIPYQATQVHGITEEQTRRYGVREEVAAEIFYNLASNAFAVVGHNVGFDVSVIETLFHRVKKSAWTLPEHKYCTMNLSKRTLNLPPTQKMLNAGMNEPKAPSLAEAYRFFFKEEIDGAHDAMADTRACHRIFYELRRRRQEEKRGTE
- a CDS encoding NAD-dependent isocitrate dehydrogenase gives rise to the protein MSLQGNIPATLISGDGIGPEITQATLSVLEALRAPFLWDEQIAGMTALEKTGTPLPPETVASLHKTGLALKGPLTTPSGGGFRSINVTLRQEFDLFANLRPARTLLSRPDLSRYDNLDIVLIRENIEGYYAAREYYLPQGSDPQGMALSAGYVTKKECYRIIRYAFEYALRHGRKKVTLVHKANIIKLMCGMFLEIGREVAKEYAGRVACEERIVDACAMQLCLDPSQFDVIVTTNLFGDILSDQISGLIGGLGLAPGANIGENMAVFEAVHGSAPDLVGKACANPVALMLAGALMLEHIGEVEKANILRKAIDKTLQNNIRTPDLGGTATTSDFSQAVIQHL
- a CDS encoding citrate synthase yields the protein MSDTLNTPFANGTRQSDWQLTSKQQNINIPLKIQEATMGPLGLTTDRLYPDHKILSYDAGFASTASCESAITFIDGNKSILLHRGYPIDQLCEHATYPEVAYLLLHGELPNAKTLVSFENSLKEEAYLHEQIGNFFNGFRRSSHPMAMLCGTMGALSSFYADPSADQRHMITPEERSLSAIKMIAKMPTLAAWIYRYRQGLPLIYPKPELSYAENFLHLLFSMPEKPWKVNPILAKAFDKIMILHIDHGQNVSTSTVRMTGSTGVNPFACVAAGIAALWGPAHGGANEAVLDMLEEIGTIENIPAFLAKVRDRENPTRLMGFGHRIYKNEDPRAKHMQKICHEVLEEIGFSHDPHLKLALELEKAARQDDYFISRNLYPNIDFYSGIILRSLGIPSSLFTVFFAVSRTAGWMAQWKEMLETGSPLARPRQIYTGHAMRNLPEDFFKKNA